The Perca fluviatilis chromosome 2, GENO_Pfluv_1.0, whole genome shotgun sequence genome includes a region encoding these proteins:
- the clmpb gene encoding CXADR-like membrane protein, with protein sequence MGFPAVMSAIFRSLFLVLFSLLSVGAQTEMKKVVGDNATLPCHHQFPSSNSLDIEWLLQKPNSRQKVIITFFGGQVYTNEATGSEASRLSFAGEYLAGDASLLISDLLLTDSGEYHCKVKTGGKYHWSQVNLIVLVKPSKPRCWMDGKLLEGSDVKLSCKSSDGSDPINYKWERVLDKGKSLGKLPNLALIDLKNPELVTLRNLTMDSTGVYRCTASNDVGEENCTIEVTMQHVRDIGMVAGAVVGISLGVLIVILIIWLVFRKKEKKKYEEEETPNEIREDAEAPKAKLVKPNSLSSSRSGSSRSGASSTQSMVHNSALRGHRPRPPAVAAVKENGQPPGFPQSPPAYTSVVPKTPEPPATPKYNSRNMSGPTPPTLMVPAQTKAFQTV encoded by the exons ttctattcagcctgttgtcaGTGGGTGCCCAGACGGAGATGAAGAAGGTTGTCGGGGACAATGCCACCTTACCATGCCACCACCAGTTCCCGTCGTCCAACTCTCTCGATATAGAGTGGCTACTGCAGAAACCAAACTCCAGACAAAAAGTG ATCATTACCTTCTTTGGGGGCCAGGTGTACACCAATGAGGCGACGGGCAGCGAGGCCAGCCGTCTGTCCTTTGCTGGGGAGTACCTGGCTGGAGACGCCTCCCTGCTGATCAGTGACCTgctgctgactgactctggggAATACCACTGTAAAGTCAAGACTGGGGGAAAGTACCACTGGAGCCAGGTCAACCTCATTGTGCTGG TCAAACCTTCCAAGCCGAGGTGCTGGATGGATGGCAAACTCCTGGAGGGCAGTGATGTCAAGCTGAGCTGCAAGTCCAGCGATGGTTCTGATCCCATCAACTACAAGTGGGAGCGAGTATTGGACAAAGGCAAGAGTCTGGGCAAATTGCCAAACCTGGCACTGATAG ATCTCAAGAACCCAGAGCTTGTGACCCTGCGGAATCTCACCATGGACAGCACAGGAGTCTACAGATGCACAGCAAGCAATGACGTGGGAGAGGAAAACTGTACCATTGAGGTCACAATGCAAC ATGTGAGGGATATAGGCATGGTAGCAGGTGCAGTGGTGGGAATATCCCTTGGTGTCCTCATTGTCATATTAATCATCTGGCTCGTCTTccggaagaaagaaaaaaagaagtatgaggaggaggagactccAAATGAGATCAG GGAGGACGCGGAGGCTCCCAAGGCCAAGCTAGTGAAGCCCAACTCCCTCTCCTCGTCCCGCTCCGGCAGTTCACGCTCCGGTGCCTCCTCCACCCAGTCCATGGTGCACAACAGTGCCCTGCGTGGTCACCGCCCTCGCCCACCTGCTGTAGCAGCTGTCAAGGAGAATGGACAGCCTCCAGGCTTCCCCCAGTCCCCTCCAGCCTACACTTCAGTGGTGCCCAAGACCCCCGAGCCCCCTGCCACTCCCAAATACAACTCCAGGAACATGTCTGGGCCCACACCCCCAACCCTCATGGTCCCCGCCCAGACCAAGGCCTTTCAGACTGTGTAG